The following coding sequences lie in one Spinacia oleracea cultivar Varoflay chromosome 1, BTI_SOV_V1, whole genome shotgun sequence genomic window:
- the LOC110779502 gene encoding uncharacterized protein, giving the protein MPHYSVKQVYEKFLGDKPRVHGDKIVWSRLNVPKHRFICWLAVQSKLQTTDKLAKIGISQSASCLICGLDDETHQHLFFQCQYSKKIIIAVHQWIGFSIHGNLVQLVRKAGQSKASKFRKQVYFAAVGAAVYLIWRCRNTSFWDNSIPTVSQSMKVLKQMVKSRIQVVLPKHSLYSFVFADFKGIESNLVGLYVLELA; this is encoded by the exons ATGCCTCATTACTCAGTGAAACAAGTGTATGAGAAATTCCTAGGGGACAAGCCAAGGGTGCATGGGGACAAAATAGTTTGGAGTAGGCTGAATGTTCCAAAACATAGATTCATCTGCTGGTTGGCTGTTCAATCAAAGCTCCAGACTACAGACAAACTAGCAAAGATAGGCATTAGTCAATCTGCTAGTTGCTTGATTTGTGGCTTGGATGATGAGACTCATCAGCATCTCTTTTTTCAGTGCCAGTATAGTAAGAAAATTATTATAGCAGTACATCAGTGGATAGGTTTCTCTATTCATGGCAATTTGGTTCAGTTAGTCAGGAAAGCTGGACAAAGTAAAGCTTCAAAGTTCAGGAAACAGGTGTATTTTGCAGCTGTTGGTGCTGCTGTCTACCTTATCTGGAGGTGTAGAAATACAAGTTTTTGGGATAACTCCATTCCCACTGTCAGTCAGAGTATGAAGGTTTTGAAGCAAATGGTCAAGAGCAGAATTCAGGTTGTTCTGCCAAAGCAT AGCTTGTATAGCTTTGTGTTTGCTGATTTCAAGGGCATagagtccaacctagttggtttgtatGTCTTGGAATTGGCTTAA